CTgcctgagggatttttttttcttgttgtgagAACACTTTTGGACTCAGGACAAGCCAGAAATGCTTGAGAGCTAAAGCTCCCAGAGGGGACTCAACCAACAGTGGAGGTgacaaataaaatgtgtatgaatatatgcatatatgtatatattggtaccaaggattgaacccaggtatgctctaccactgagctacatccccattttttattttaattttgagaaagggtcttgctaagttgcagggactgacctcaaacttggggcTCTTCCTACCCcggcctccagaatcactggtcTTACAGGTATGAGTCACCACGCGTGCCCCCTAAAGTACAATTTTGATAATGATCAGATTGGACAATGGAGTTCTTCATTATACCATCTTCTCTCTGTTGAGTATCTTTGAAATTCTCAGTAAGAAATAATCAAAAAGATGTAATGCTATGAGCGACATTCAGGGTAGTGGTATGATTCAATGGCATCGTCTCTACGGGTGTCAGAAATGGAGCGTTGCAGCAGATGGAAGGCTCTTCCCATGGCCTTTTTTGCTGCTTTGGGTAGTTTcggttgtttgttttggtactggccatcaaacccagcgccttgacCTTGGCTCTgggcctaccactgagctgcacgcCGAGCCCCCGGTCATGGCTCCTGTGGTCTCTGGACCAAGGCTGAAGGCACTGTACTGCAGAGAAGCCATTTTCCTGCTGTCTGAACTGcgggagcccagggccttggctTTCTGGGGCTGTGATTTTATCATGTACTAGAACATGGAAAATTCTGGGGCGGGTGGGTGGATAGGAGACTTGAAACACGTCCCAGAATCTGGTCCTGGGTCCCCTTGGCAGATAGTCCCAGTTGTGCTTCTAGTCCCAAGTAGGATTGTTCTCTCCTGCCCCCTTGTGGTTGTGCGGGGCTATGCAATTGGTTCTGGCCAATGAGGTGTGATTTTAAGGGGACAGGTGTCCCTTCTGCGTGGGAGCCTTAATTGCTagggctctttctttttttcctcctggagtGATGATTGAAGGCATTTGAGATGGTGGCTGCTCTCTCAGCCTGGGTCCTTGAATGTCTAAAATAAGATGACGCCTCTTTTTGAGGGGTGTGTGGGTggtaaccagggattaaacctaggagtttttatattttatttagagacagggtcttgctgagttacttagggcttaagctgaattgctgaggctggctttgaacttacgatcctcctgcctcagactcctaaaatgttgggattacaggtgtgcaccactgcacctggctagatgAGCCCTCTTACTGACCACATGTAGACTGAATGAGAAATATACTTTTGCTGTTTTAAGCCCCTGAGATTTGGTCTAGCTAATCTTGAATAATACGTTCACATACAACAACCAATCCTACAGGCTGCCTGGTAACATCCTGAACAATAATTATTACTGTTGCTATGTTATTGTTACCATGGTCATTACTGGTGCCACTTTTGAGTGCCTCTTGTGTGGACCAGGCATATGCAACCCAGTGTATGCAATGATTCCATTAATGTTTACAACAAATCCAGGAAACAGTTATTATTATCCCATGAtcaagatgagaaaacagaggcttagGGGTTGGCACAAATGTTTTACTTGCTGTACTGTGGTCATTGAAGATGCTGTTCACTCCCTGATCCTTAGCTGATGTCCTGTGCAATCAACGCTTTTTAACAATGAGAGCAAAATGATTAAACAGTTATTGTCCCTTGGAAGACAACTTTAAAACGTGTATCAAGCACcattagaatatttatatattttacccCACTCATAATTATGGTTTAGGATGTTACCAGGCAGCCTGTAGGATTGGTTGTTGTATGTAAATGTATTATTCAAGATTTGCAGTGTAGTTGGATTACTTGAGCAGTAAATACAGTCACGTACTGCACTTCAGTCAATTGAGGACCCCATATATAATAGTGGTCCCATAAGAGGATcatggaggtgggagggaagaatagaagaataCTGGACTAGACAGCTGGGACTGAAGGGAAGGGTGgagcaacaggaaataggaaagacagtgaaatgaatctgacttaactttcctatgtacataaatACACACAGTGAGTCTCCAcgtcatgtacaatcacaagactgggatcccaattagaataagatgtatcccatgtttgtatgaatatgtcaaattatgctctattgtcatgtataactttaaagaacaaacttaattttttattagagctttataattCTATATAGTCGTTGGGTTAACataccatttgtgtgtgtgtgtgtgtgtgtgtgtgtgtgtgtgtgtgtgctgggattagaacccagggccttgtacatgcaaggcaagtactctatcagctgagctatagccccagggcttaaaaaaacaaatttaaaaataaataatgtttcaaaAGATGATAACGGAGCTGAAACGTTCCTATTGCCTAGTGAAATTAAAGCTAAAGAAaggcaagagaaaaggaaacttcagaagaaaaagaagtccCAAGAAAATTCACAGTGAAGGGCTTGGCAGAAGCTTTGTAAACCTCAGAAATCTCCTTAAAAAGTTTGAAAGCgtggatggggttgtggctcagtggtagcgttttttttttttttttttttagagagagagagagagaattttaatatttatttttcagttttcagcggacacaacatctttgtatgtggtgctgaggatggaaccaggccacacgcatgccaggcgagtgcgctaccgtttgagccacatccccagccccagtggtagcactcttgcctggcatgtgtgaggcactaggttcaactcagcaccacacataaataaataaaataaaggcccgtcaacaactaaaataaataaaaagttcgaAAGCACAGACCCAACACTGAAAGGTTCTCATTTATAGAGAAGAGTATTATCCACGTGTAAGCAAATCACCATGAAGAAAGAAGCAAACCACCATGCACACAGTTCTGCAGAGTGCCACCTCTTCCAGAGCCCCAGGAGGCCCTTCAGGGGTGATTCCAAGAAGGCGTCTCTGTCAGCTCCCAGTGTGTTGCTGTCCTTAAATACCTTCCAGGGGGACAAGATGTGAAGATAGCAGATTGTGGCAATGATGATTCTGGCCTTGTGTAGgctaatatgtgtgtgtgtgtgtgtcttagtttttaacaaaaaagttttttaaaaatgattaataaggGCTGGaggcgtggctcagtggtagagcgctcacctggcctgtgtgaggccctgggtttgatcctcagcaccacatataagtaaataaaaaagatccactgacaacttaaaaaaataaagaatgattaaTAGATGAAAGCTCATAGAGTGAGGATATAaggtaagaaatatttttgtatggCTGCTATAATGTTTGTTTTCAACTAAGTGCTATTACAAACAGAGTGGAAaagtttttaaagatttcaaaatttatGAAGTAAAAAAGTTACAGTGcaggggggtgtagctcagtggtagggaatTCCTCTAGCGGATGTggggcccagggttcaatccccagtatcaccaaaaacagaacaatctaacaaaaaaaagggggggtggagTTACAGTAAGCTAAGGTTAATTtgttaatgaaaaaagaaaaatgttctttataaagTTGCTGTGGCCTAGAGTGTTTATAAAGTGTACAGTAGGGCATCAGGTCCACTCACTGAACAGTCACTGACTCACCCAGAGGAGCTTCCAGTCCTGCATACTCCACTTACCGTGAGGGCCCTGGGCAAGCTCACCATCTTGTTGTCTTTCATACCATAATTTTACtgtaacttttctatttttaaatcccCCAAACACCATTGTGTTACAATTGTCTACAATATTATGTCCAGTAACATGCTGAACAGTTTTGTGGCCtaaaagcaagactccaccctatAGCCTAGGGATACAGTAGGCTCTACCATCCCGGTTTATGTAAGTACACCCTGTGATGTTGGAACGAGGAGAAAATCACGTGAGTTCTTAAAAACATTTCCTTGTTGTTAAGCTATACataactgtgtgtgtatgtgtgtgtgtgtttgtgtgtgtgcacgcacgtgcctgaaatacatgaaaaataaattggtaaCATTAGAGTTTGTCTATTGATTAGTAATTTTAGCCATACATTTAGAGGGTCATTGTTCTAGTTCTGGGTTTCCCTGTGGCCTTTAGTTTGGTGTTTGTCTCCTCTGGAAGGATTAATTTCCCATTGATTTTAACAGCTGtctttccttttgaatttttattatttatttatttatttatttatacgtaccaaggattgaactcgggacactcgaccactgagccacatccccagccttattttgtattttatttagagacagggtctcaccgagttgcttagtacctcgcctttgctgaggctggctgtgaacctcctgtctcagcctcctgcactCTGGGAGACTGTCAAGATgtaaacacattttgaaatatgtttaggTCCACAGTATATTTGTTCTCTGGGGCCCAGAGGGCAGGCCTGGGCGTATGCAGCTCTCCTAACAGGAGAACTAGAGGAACCCTAGGTGAGTGCGCGGCGCCCCCGCGTGGCACCTGTCGCAATAACAGTCTGGGTTCTCCCGCTGGGGTCCTGGGCCAGGAGACTTTCCTGCTCTCTCCCTTGGTCTGTGatagccccttttttttttccaccttttaaaaatcacatttatttttatacatttacatatCACATATTTCTAAATTTGATACATACCATCACATATCAGGTTTGAGTATTTGTACAGCATGTTTCTATGTTTGGtaagttacattttaaatattttattgcctGTAGTATGCCTAGGGTGCTTCTTACTCCAGCGTTAAGCTTTGATTGTATTACCcttattgaaatatttagaatCTTTTAAGCCGTGACAAAGGCACCTAGGAAGTGGGCCCCAAAGATATGCTAGGCACTCTTACCTACACTTTTTAATTCTCAGTTTGGTCATTAACGTCCCCACTTCAACAAGGAGGCTGAAACCAAGGGGTCAGAAAAGCCCTGGCTATCGGCGTCCTTCACCCACGTCCTTCATCCACTCCGCGTTAGAGCCTCCctattcctcttcctccccttcctcttcttggaatCACAGGGTGACCCAGGTCGTCAGGTGTAGCCTGGGTGTGGGACTTCCAGCGCAGGTGTACCGTCGTCCTCTTCTACTGCACCtgcgtggcctgccctgcccaACAGGGGCATTGTTCCCCAAGTGCGACCAGGACACTGGATCCCTAGTGTGTATGAACCCTCCAAGCGGGCGGTGGACTTTGCTCTTTGGGGACACTGAACTCACGGCCAGAACCTCCCCCTTCAGACCGCCCTGTTCCTCCAGCTGCTCCAGGAAGCTCCGCGCCGCGTCCAAATTGTGGCTCATGGCACCATCGGCCCGCAAGGTCCGGTCCAGTAGTTGCGCTCAGCGCTACCAGCCTGTGATAGCCCTTTTGTCGCAATGCTGTCTTCTGATAACCCATCCTTTGGAGGCAGTGGATCCCCTCCTCCTACCCTGTCTTCTCAGGCGCGCAGTCTGCACGCTGGGTCCCGGGTCATTCCTCCCGCACACCCACACCCCCACGCTTCCCAGCCTCATCAGACACCGAAGGTCCCCACGTTATTTTATTACTGTACGCAGAGGCCAGTTAATTCCTCGGGGCGACCCTCCGCCCTGTGTGTCTGCGTTCTCTGGGATAGGAACCCCGTGGTCTGCGGTCCACCGGTCCAAGGGTCGCACGCAGCCGCGAGGGATGCCACCACCTCCCTCCCCAAAGCCGAGCCAGCCGGAGTCCATGGCCCGAAGCCCCTGGCTGGGAAGGCAGGTCAGGACGGACCGCTCCGCGTGTGGCGTGACAGAAGGCTCCTGGGAAAGGGGCGGCAAGTGACCCCGCCACCACTCTTCTTGGCGGGCGCTGATGGGGGGCCGTGGATTCTACTCCGAGTAGCAGTAGGTCCCGTAGGCCGCCTGCTGGGGTCTGGGGAAGCCGAAGCTGCGCACCCCGGGGTCCGGGAGGCCCCCGCAGCGCGGCCTTGGCGCAGTGATGGGGAAGCGCACGCTGCCGTCCGCCAGCCAGCCGCCGTCGCATTGGTCCAGCCCCGAGAACTTCCAGGCGGCGTAGAGGTGCCCGACCTTGGCTACCACCGCCCCGCGCCGCCGGCACGCCGCGTGCGCTTCAGAGAGCGTCAGTCGCCCAGGCACGAAGAACACCTGGCCTAGGGACCAAAGCGGGGTCACTAGCCGCGAGGAGCGGGGAGGCGCGGTGGCGCCAGGATTCAGACCCCCGGGCTGCGGAGCAGGGCGCAGGGCCAGGTGGCAGAGAAAGGGTCGCGGCAACCGGATGCAGGTGGGTTTCGGAGCGGGGAAGGAGCCCCGGCGTCGGGCTGCTGGAGGGACGGCGGAACCTCGGGAAGGGAGGCCACCGCCGGGGACACGCGCTTTGCGCCCCGAACTTTCCGTCCCTATTCTTCAGACCCAGCCCCAAGTCCCGGTGGACGGCTCCCTCCGCCCCTCACCTGCCAGAGCCGAGGTGAAGCAGAAGGCGTCGTAGCGGTCGCGCTTGCGGTCGCGTGGCCCGTAGCTGCGGATGCCCGGCCGCCCTCGGCCGCCGCACGGAGCGCGCGCGGTGAGCACGGGGTAGCGCACGGAGCCCTCCAGCAGCCAGCCCGCGTTACACCAGTCCAGCCCCTCGGTCCACGCTGCGCAGGGCGGAGGGCGGGGAAGACAGGCGTCAAGTCACCGGGCTCTCCGGTTGGGCCCCCGGTGACACCCGGGGTGGGGTCGGGCGGTGCCGGGGCTTGGCCGCTCACCCTGGTACAGCTGGCTGTAAGTGGCCAGGCGTCCGTCCTGCTCCTCGCACGCCTGCTTCGCCTCGTAGTAATTGAACTGGTACCGGCCGCGGCTGGGTTGGTAGGGAAACACCACACCTGCCGGGGCGGGGAGTCGGGCGGGGCGACAGGTGGGCGGAGGGGAGAAGAGGGCCGTGCGGCCTGGGGAAGCTGCTGCGAGGACCCGGGAGCGGCGGGACGGTGCTGGGACGGAGTTCTGGGAGACCCGCGCCAGGCGACCCTGTCCAGGGAGGAGCAGAAGGCCGCGGAAGGGCCTCACCTTCCAGGCGCAAGGTCAGCGCCACGCTCTCGTCCTCGATGCCGTTGACGAGCTCGCAGCGGTACCGGCCCTCGTCCTCCAGGCGCACGCCCTCGATGACCAGGGAGGCGTCCAGGCGATGGCCCCTACGCATCCTGGCGCGCCCTCCCAGAGGCCCATAGCCCCGGGCGTGCAGTCCGTTGGTGATGAGGATCAGAGTCTCCCGGAGCTCCCCGGGCTCCACTTTGCTCCAGCGTACCTTGTAACTGGGAGGCGAGGCGCCCAGGACGCAGGGTAGCGTGGCCGTGGCCCCACGACGAGAGTGAATGACCTCGTGGATGGGGGGCAGGAGGTAGTGGGGGCCCGGGTGGAACGCTGGGCAGAGGGGGCCACAGTGGCAGGAACCCCCTGATCCTCACTGCCCCAAGTGCCCATGCAGACCCTGCCCCCAGAGACTTTCCCCTGGTCCCCTGACCCTCTCCATTGCCCATTCCCCACTGACTCTCCTAGTACCTCTAACAGCGGCCCTTTCCACTCTTCCCACCCCTGATGGCTCCCCCCAGTGTGTTCCAGgttctgggctgggctggggtcttACCTGAATCCCCCAGGGTTTTGTGGAAGATGGCAAAGGCCCAAGGGAGAAGGAGTCGGCACAGTGCAGGAAGGGTGAGGCCACCTGGCATGATGGGCCGTCCGAAGGCACGGTCTGCAGGGCACAAAAGGGGCATTCCCTAGGACTGGGGGAATGGGGTGGGGAAAGAGGAAACCCCTTAGGAACTCCCGGAGGGAGCTATCCAACTGGGAAGCCCAGGGGGCAGAAAAGGAGCTGGTGACAAAAGGAAGGTATTGCGAGGGGAGGGAGTAAAGACCCCACCCACTCTGCCGGAGGGCCATCCCTCTTCCTGGCCTCCATCAGCAGGTCCTGATATAGCATCTCTGTCCCCTCCCATCCCAGGTGCTACTTCCTGAGCTGCCATCCAGTTGTCATCTCCAGTCTGTCCCCCCCACACCCCTTCTCCATCCCAAATTCAGAATAAATATAACCCTGACATCTCCTGCTTGAAACAGTGGCTCCCCAGTGTCCTGAGGATGAAGCCCAGTCTCCCAGTCTCCCTATGATCCAGTCTCCCCTGCACGGCTGAAATCCGACCGGTGCTGTCCCTCACCATCCCCCACTCTTCACTGTGCTCCAGACGTGCTGGACTTCTGGCAAATTCCAAAGCAGCCCAAGTTGAAGGTCACGTCCTTTACACAGGCATCAGTTGGCCCCCACCCCCTCTGGGAAAACTTTTCTCATTCCCAGTTTGCTATACTGTAGTGCACTGTGATCTAATGTACTGGACTGGGATTGTTTTTCCTTAGAAGTAATTTTATTAGTATCTAACCTAGTGGTgtgaatttgaaaataatcatGTGCATGTGTAGATTATATAAGTGAGGTTTTCCAGAagttataaagtataaaattataaagccaTAAAAACTATTTCaggactgtggttgtggctcagtggtcgagcacttgcccagcatacaagaggcactggattggatcctcagcactatataaaaatcaaccaatcaatccatatattattaaaaaactaTTTCAAATGCAATTGTCTATTTTGTCAGAAGATTCCCTCCTTCTTTGTCATATCTATTTTAAATTAGACTGAGGACCCCTTGacctggttttatttttcaaatgtggcTCTTCCACATCCTAACTGCAGAACTTtagacaagttatttaacctctctctgcctcctgtctGCATTagtaaaatgtggataataataGCATACCTATCTCACTGAGTAGTAAGTAGTTGTGAGGATTTGATGAATTAATATGGTAAATGTAAAGTGTTTAAAGCAGTTCCTGatacagagtgtgtgtgtgtgtgtgtgtgtgtgtgtgtgtttgcgtgcTTTCATCACCATCATCCCCAGTTCTTAGCTCTTGTTTGTGACACACAGTAGGAGTGACTGTGGgtgttttaatgaatgaacttatGTTAAGGACCtctgagaggaagagagagggtatggggagagaaaggaaactTCCTGAAGAGTAGCCAGAAATCTAGAGAACTGAGCTCCATCTTCCTGCAAATGAGGACCAGACACTAATGTGCTGGAGAAACAGTTTAGACATAAGTAAGAAGTTCCCAGTGATTCAAAGTGAGAGTACTTGGGACAGGATCTGAATGAGAGACCCTCTTGCACTGTTAGGAAAACCTGCTAAATAAGGGTGACCatggccaggtgtagtggcacacacctgtgattcctgcagctgggaggctgaggcaggaggactgtgagttcaaaggcagcctcagcaacttatcaaggcactaaacaactcagggagaccctgtctctaaataaaatacaaaaaagggctggggatgtggctcagtgtttaagtgctcctgggttcaatcctcagttacctccccccaccaaaaaaaaaaaaaagagagtgacaTGAGAACTGACATTGAATCTGGAACCAACTATAATGACAGCTAGCATCAACATCTTAAATGTTcaacatgtataaagacatgaattggcgtgaacatacaaagatatgaaaaattgtgctctatatgtgtaataagaattgtaatacattctactgtcatgtattttaaaaaaacaaataattaattaaaaaagaactctgaaatgactaaaaaaatgtttaaagtcaaATATGCCTGACACCACTTCAAGCACTTTgtgtatatacttatatacataaGTGTGTATTTCCCCTTCCTAGCAATCCTGTGAGGACAGGAACTAACAAACACCATATGACACATGTTGAAACAAAGGTGCACACTTTTTTAGGAAACTTCAGTGTG
This genomic interval from Urocitellus parryii isolate mUroPar1 chromosome 11, mUroPar1.hap1, whole genome shotgun sequence contains the following:
- the Hapln2 gene encoding hyaluronan and proteoglycan link protein 2, with amino-acid sequence MPGGLTLPALCRLLLPWAFAIFHKTLGDSAFHPGPHYLLPPIHEVIHSRRGATATLPCVLGASPPSYKVRWSKVEPGELRETLILITNGLHARGYGPLGGRARMRRGHRLDASLVIEGVRLEDEGRYRCELVNGIEDESVALTLRLEGVVFPYQPSRGRYQFNYYEAKQACEEQDGRLATYSQLYQAWTEGLDWCNAGWLLEGSVRYPVLTARAPCGGRGRPGIRSYGPRDRKRDRYDAFCFTSALAGQVFFVPGRLTLSEAHAACRRRGAVVAKVGHLYAAWKFSGLDQCDGGWLADGSVRFPITAPRPRCGGLPDPGVRSFGFPRPQQAAYGTYCYSE